One Legionella hackeliae DNA segment encodes these proteins:
- a CDS encoding type IV pilin protein encodes MKNGFTAIELLLVLAILGIFIGIAYPAYQSYLLHDRRYDGQVALLDLASQMEHFYAERLTYKTATIGTGKSTDIKSTNLSSERWYVLTILSQTSDSFILHATPINAQKRDKECQTFTLDHLGIKGIAAGPYGEPSATTTQCWK; translated from the coding sequence ATGAAAAACGGATTTACCGCCATTGAATTATTACTCGTGCTCGCCATACTAGGTATCTTTATAGGTATTGCTTATCCTGCGTATCAATCTTATCTACTACATGACAGACGCTATGATGGTCAGGTTGCATTGCTCGATTTAGCATCTCAAATGGAGCATTTCTATGCTGAGCGACTGACTTATAAAACTGCAACAATTGGCACAGGAAAAAGCACGGATATAAAAAGCACCAATCTGTCTTCAGAACGATGGTATGTTTTAACAATATTGTCACAGACGAGTGATAGTTTTATTCTACATGCTACTCCTATAAACGCTCAGAAAAGAGACAAAGAATGTCAAACATTCACCCTCGATCATTTGGGAATTAAAGGGATTGCTGCCGGCCCCTACGGCGAGCCTTCTGCTACGACTACACAATGCTGGAAATAA
- a CDS encoding multidrug DMT transporter permease, which yields MMTDKLFDNQSIIITLDVDAFLFDRLKQIARVGFAVVEINTSEQEILKKVLNDFPALRIGAGNITSTQQLEDSYQAGVHFASSPGFLPAIAQTAAIYSMNYLPGIATISEAMQVMALGYHQARPYPANLAICASLNKCLPMLRLFPAEVEWDEAEHYLSLPAVAAVSILNPESKQLQALSTGVLA from the coding sequence ATGATGACTGACAAATTGTTTGATAATCAATCAATTATTATAACTTTAGATGTTGATGCTTTTTTGTTTGACAGACTCAAACAAATTGCTCGAGTAGGCTTTGCTGTTGTTGAAATTAATACCAGCGAGCAAGAGATCCTAAAAAAAGTATTAAATGATTTTCCCGCCCTGCGTATTGGTGCTGGAAATATCACGTCAACACAACAACTAGAAGACAGTTATCAAGCCGGTGTTCACTTTGCTTCTAGTCCAGGCTTTTTACCAGCCATTGCGCAAACGGCAGCCATTTATTCAATGAATTATCTTCCAGGGATTGCCACCATTTCTGAAGCCATGCAAGTAATGGCACTAGGATATCACCAGGCAAGGCCCTACCCCGCAAACTTGGCAATTTGTGCCTCATTGAACAAATGCTTACCGATGCTCAGGTTATTCCCGGCAGAAGTCGAATGGGACGAGGCAGAGCATTACTTAAGTTTACCGGCGGTAGCAGCTGTCAGTATTTTAAATCCTGAGAGCAAACAACTTCAGGCTTTATCGACTGGTGTTCTTGCATAA
- the lspA gene encoding signal peptidase II gives MRKWPWFLLSIGIVVADQWTKYWAATNLIPYQPKALLPMLNFTLAFNSGAAFSFLSGTGDWHRWFFAGFSVLMSIFLIVWLIRLPVKARLQSCAVGLILGGAVGNLYDRAILGQVTDFIDLYYKNHHWPVFNLADSAICVGAFLLLVDLCKNTSR, from the coding sequence ATGAGAAAATGGCCTTGGTTTTTATTAAGTATTGGAATCGTTGTTGCTGATCAATGGACAAAGTATTGGGCTGCCACAAATCTAATCCCTTACCAACCAAAGGCTTTACTTCCAATGTTGAACTTTACCTTAGCCTTTAATTCGGGAGCTGCTTTTAGTTTTTTAAGCGGTACTGGTGATTGGCATCGTTGGTTTTTCGCAGGTTTTAGTGTGTTAATGAGTATTTTCTTAATAGTCTGGCTAATTCGCTTACCAGTAAAAGCCAGGCTGCAATCTTGTGCTGTTGGTCTTATTCTCGGTGGTGCAGTAGGGAATTTGTACGATAGAGCCATCTTGGGGCAAGTAACGGATTTTATCGATCTCTACTACAAAAACCACCATTGGCCTGTTTTCAATCTTGCAGATAGTGCCATTTGCGTTGGTGCTTTTTTGTTACTGGTGGATTTATGCAAGAACACCAGTCGATAA